Part of the Subtercola frigoramans genome, GTTCTCGCCTACCTGGACTGGAAGCGCCTCGGCACGGTCGGATTCCCCCGCCGTTTCCACTGGGCGTGGGCCTTCCTCTCAGTCGTCTATGTGATCGGGCGTTCCGTCGTCGTCAGGCAGCAGACCGGCCGGGGACTCGCCGTCATCTGGGTCTACATCGGCGTGTTCGTGATCCAGCTGATCGTCATCGGTGTCCAGGTTGCGAGCGCGATCGGCTCGATGACCCAGATCGTTCAGCAGTACTCACGCACCTGAGGAGTGCGCCGCACAGGCCGTGCCGTACAGCCCGTGCCGCACAGTCTTCACTGAACCGCGGCGGTGAGCCTCGACACGTTGTCGAGCAGCTGGGACCGCACCGGGCGTTGCAGCCAGTCTTCGAGCAGCAGTTCGCGTGAGTGCAGCAGGTAGTCCTCCTCGACTTCGCGCAGCGCGTCAACAAAACGGCGCCCACGGACGAGCAGCGAGACCTCGAAGTTGAGACTGAATGAGCGCATGTCCATGTTGCTCGATCCGATCACGGCAACCTCATCGTCGATCGTGAAGTGCTTCGCGTGCAGAACGACGGGCTTCTCGTAGAGGAAGATCCGCACCCCCGCGCGCAGAAGAGCTTCATAGTATGAACGCTGTGCGTGATAGACCACCGCCTGGTCGGCCACCTCGCAGGCGAAGAGGTGCACCTCGACGCCCCGCTCCGCGGCCGTCGTGATGGCGTAGAGCATGGAATCGTCGGGCACGAAGTAGGGGCTCACGATGACCAGCCGCTGCTGGGCCGCGTAGAGCAGCGCATTGAACAACCGGAGGTTGTTCTCGCCTTCGAACCCTGGGCCGCTCGGTACGATCTGGCAGTCGAGCGTGTCTGACGACTCGACGACACGGATCGACTCGGTCTCGCGGGTGAGCAGTTCGTCGGTCTCGCTGTACCAATCGGTGATGAAGATCGCATTCACACCCGCGACCGTCGGGCCCTCGATCTTGACCATGAGGTCTTTCCAACGCAGGCCCTGCCGGATGTTGCTGCGCTTGTTGTACGAAGGGTCGACCATGTTCTGCGAACCCATGAAACCGACGAGACCGTCGATCACGAGAACCTTGCGGTGGTTCCGGAGGTCCGGTCGACGACACGAGCTCCGGAACGGATAGAAGGGCAGCATCTCCCAGAAGTCGATGTCGTTCGCCCGCAGCCATCGACGGGTGGCACGGCCTCTCGGGCTGCGGATGGTCGAGATGTGGTCGTACAGGACCCTGACTGTGACTCCCCTCTTCTGGGCGGCAAGCAGCGCATCGAAGAAGGGTACCGTCGTCGCGTCGCGGCTGAGGATGTAGAACTCGACGTGTACGTACTTCTCGGCAGCCTCGACCGCCGCCGTCATCGCCGCAATCGACTCGGTGTAGTCCGGCAGGAGTTTGACATCGTTGCCACCGACCAGCGGCATGGCACCCAGCGTGCGATTCAGTTCGACGACCGAACTGAACCACTCCGGCCAGGTCTCGTTCTTCGAGACGAGATCGAGCCCCTCTGTCGTCTCCAGAATGAAGTTGTTGATCTCCTGCTGCTTGTCTCGACGCGCTTTGGGCAGCTTGGTCGTTCCGAACAGGCTGAAGAAGAGCGTCCCGGGGATCGGGGCGACGAAGATCGCCATCAGCCACGCCATGGCTGCCGTGGGCCGCCGATTGCGCGGCACCACGATGACGGCACCGATGCGGATGACGATCTCGGCGATGAGAACAACGATCGGCACGACCTTGAACAGCTTGTGCCGGCTCAGGCGAGCCAGTCCTTCTTTCACGCTCTTGCACCCCATCGTCGAAACCTGTTGACCGCTGACATTGCCACCCCGCGGAGATTGTTACCCATTGAGCCTGCCACACCTTAGCGGTCACCCGGCCCGAAATCGAGGCCCCGCCACGGAATCGCACCGTGTACTACCGTCATCGCATGCCTGGTTCTACCCTCCGTTCCTTCCATGAGAGATTCATCGTCGAGACACGACCCGTGAACGCCACGGTCAAGCGAAACCTCTTCATCATCTCTGCCGTCCTCGTCGGAGCCGGCCTGGTGTTCTTCTTCGTGATTCTGTCCAGCGTGCTGCAGAAAGACGATGTCTCGAGCATCGATGCACCGATCGAGAGCTGGATCGACGCCCGCCGCACAGACTGGCTCACGGTCGTCATGATCGGCATAGCAGTGGTGTTCGGTCCGATCGCACTGCCGATCATCATCCTGGTCGTCACGGTGAGCTGGGGCATCTTCGCCCGGCACATCTGGCGCCCGCTGCTGCTCGCTCTCGGCACCCTGACCGGCGTGATCGTTGTGCAGATCATCACCCGGCTGGTCGGCAGGCAACGCCCGCCCGTCTCGCTCATGCTCTTCGGGACCGACACGACGTTCTCCTTTCCCTCAGGCCACGTTCTCGGTGCGTGCGACTTTCTGCTCCTGCTGACGTACCTGGTCTTCTCGCGCAAGAAGAACCCGCGGGTGACTGTGGCGGCATTCGTCGTCGCCGCCCTGCTCATCTTCGCGGCGGCCGTGTGCCGGGTCTACCTGGGATACCACTGGGCGACAGACGCCCTCGCTTCGATGTCACTGTCGCTGGTCATCCTCGGGCTCATCGTCGCGCTCGACACGTATCGCACTGTGCGTGTCAGATCAGAGGCGGGCACGCAACGCCCGCACGCCGCTGTAGACACCGTAGGCGATCAGGCCGGCGCCCACGATCCAGAGCAGCGCCATGCCCAGCGGCACGGTGGCCAGGCTTCGGAGGGCCCCGTCGAGGCCCGTCGCTCTGCCCGGGTCGACGGCGAACGCAGCGACGGCGAAGAGCACGCCCACAAGTACCAGCACGATTCCCTTGGCCACGTAGCCGAGAACACCGACGAACACGATGGCGGTGCCGGCCGTGCCAGAGGGCACTGAAATGTCGTCGGTGAACTTCTTCGTGGCACCCTTCACGACGAAGTAGACGCCGATTGCCGCTATGGCGATGCCGATCACGACAGCCAGGATCTGCCCACCAGGTGTCGCCAGGAGCCCTGCACTGGCCTGGCTCGTGCTCGACGCAGAATTCGATGAGCCGCCCTGCGCGAAGGTCAGTGCTGTTCCGCCAACCGCGAGGTAGACCACACCCTTGGCGACCTCCTTGACGATGTGCGAAACGCGTTTCTTCGGGTCGGTAGCCCGAAAGAGGAAGGCACCGAGGATCAGCCAGAGCCCCAGGGCAGCAAGTCCGACGACCACGACCCAGAGTACGAAGACACCGCCCGGAGCGCTCGCCAACTGGGTGAGCGCACCCGATTGATCGGCTTCGCCACCCCCCGTACCCACAGCGAGGCCGATGGCGATCAATCCGATCAGGATGTGCAGCAGTCCGTTGACCGCAAATCCCAGCCGGGCAAGGCCACGGAGCACAGGGCTGTTCGACACCGTACGTGCGGCGGCTTTCGCGTCAGGCATGCGCGTCCTCCTTCGCACCGGGACCGTCATCACTGATGACATTTGCATCGGCATCGGCATCGGCACCGGCATCACTGGTGACACTTGCGTCGGCAGCGTCGGCAGCATCGGCAGCATCGGCAGCATCATCATCACCCGAGCTGTCGTCGGCGACCTCGGCCGGAATGCGCACAACCAGCGCACCGGCGTCGACCCACGTCTTGAACGCCACCGCCTCACCGAAGGCGTCACCGTCGAGCTCGATGTGCTCTGCCCGGTTGAAGCGCGCGGTGACGGACGCCCCCTTGTCGTACTCCATCGCCCGGACCTCCTTCACCTCACCCATGAGCTTTCTGCCCATCGACGTCCGCCGGATGATCCCGTTCTCCCACGCGACTCGCGCCCAGATCTGGATCCAGCCGAAGAACCCCTTCGGTCGGAGCATCACGATGTCGAAGACCCCATCGTCGACGGCGGCATCGGGCAGCAGCAGCATGTTCGCCGGCAGCGAGCCGCAGTTGCCGACGATGAGCGTGTGGGCACGAAGAGCGCGGGTCGGATGATCGCCGAGCCGATACCGGAAGCGCAGTTCGTCTTTGTCTCTCAGCGCCAGCGAGATCGCCTGCACATAGGCGAGCCAGCCCACTCGCTTCTTGAGCTCGGAGTTCGTATTGGCGATCATCTTGGCGTCGATCCCCAGCCCGGCCATCACGAGGAACGCGTGCCTGTCCCGGGTCGAATCCGCCCGTTCGATGTCGATGACACCCAGGTCGATGGAACGGTTCGCACCCGTGAACGCCGTCGCCAGAGAGTGGTCCATGTCGTCGAGGGTGAGCGCGAGGTTGCGCGCGAGCAGGTTTCCGGTGCCAGAGGGCAACAGCGCAAGGGGGATGCCTGTGCCCCGGAGGGTTTCTGCCACCGCGCGAACGGTTCCGTCCCCGCCTGCTGCGATGACGACATCGACCTTCTGTTCGACGGCCTTCCTGGTGATCTGCTCTCCGGGGTCGTCTTCGCTCGTCTCGAGCCAGAGCGTGGACGCCCAGCTGTTCGCCGCCTCCTGCGCCTCAAGCGCCGCACGCAGCTGCTCGAGGTCGACTTTGATGGGATTGTAGACGAGGGCGGCCGTCTTCTGCTGGTTGTCTGCGGCACTGGTTACTGCCTCATCAGCGGCGGCGTGCCTGGGCTCGTTCGAGGGCGTCATGTCGTGTGCTCCAGATCGTCGGGTTTTTCATGCACGGGCTGCTCGTGTTCGGGCTGCTGGTGTTCAGACGGCCTTCTCCGGGTCGTGAGGTAGAGGCGGTGCGCGGTGATCACGATGGCGAGCCAGGCGGCCCCGAGCATCCAGCCGGCGAGCACATCGGTGAACCAGTGGTGCCCGAGGTAGACGCGGCTGAGACCGATCGACAGGGCGAAGAGCGTGGCGACCGCGATGGTGGTCACCCGGGCCCTGGCGGTCTTCTGGCGCAGGATCAGGAGATACGCGATGATTCCCGCGATGACGACCGCATTGAGCGTGTGCCCGCTCGGGAAGGAGGGCGAGTATTCGTACGGTGGTACGGCGTCGGCCAGGGGCGGCCTGTCGCGGCCGATCAGGTCTTTGCCGGCGATGGTCATGAGGAGGGAGCCGGTTCCAGCAGCCGCGATGAGGATCACCGGCGTCCACGACCGCCGCCGAGCGGCCAGAATGACGATGGCCCCCACCGCGATGATCGGCATGCCGATCGGCCCGGCGATGTCGGTGTAGGCGGTCACGATGGCGTCGAACCAGGGCGAACGGGCCGACATCATCGCAGCCAGCAGCGGCTTGTCGAGCCCAGCGACGCCGTCGGAATCGGTGACGGCGTCGTAGACCTGGGCGGCGGCGGCACTCAACAGCACCACGATGGCCATGCCGAAGGCCAGCGTGAGGATGAGCGCGCCGTGCGGACCGAGCCTGGCCGACAGCCGGCGAGTCAGTTGGGCGAGAAGGCGCCCGATGGGGCTGTACCAGTGAGTGAGATCGCGAGACCCCACAAATCGATCGTGGGTCAGCTCTCCCCTGACTCCCGAGTCTTTCGGGCTCGCCGGTGTCACAGGAGGAAGTTCCATACTCCGATAGTAGGCAGCAGGTGCCGCATCGCTCGGGGGCTTGCGCGCCCACGCCGCGCTCGGTAGGCGGCTCTGCACTGCATACTTGCAGATATGAACGATTCCTCTCGCCCGGCACTGTCGCCTGACGCAGACGACCTGCTGATTCTCCTGGCGGTTTCGCGCACCGGCCGCTTCCTCACGGCGGCAGAGAGCCTCGGCATCAACCACACCACCGTCTCGCGGCGGATCACCTCGCTCGAGCAGGCACTCGGTGGCCGGGTGCTCGCCCGGTCGGCCGGCGGCTGGGAACTCACCGCCCTGGGCGAGAAGGCCGTCGGGGCGGCCGAAGCCGTCGAGGCGGCCGTGAGCGAACTCACAGCGCCGCCCGACGAACCCCGACAGCTCAGCGGCGTGGTGAGACTCTCGGCAACCGACGGGTTCAGCGCCTATATCGCGGCTCCTGCGGTCGCTGCGCTGCGGCGCGAGCATCCGAATCTCAGCGTCGAAATCGTCACCGCAACCAGGCGGGCGCTGCAGCACCGGTCTGGCCTCGACATCGAAGTGGTGGTCGGCGAGCCGCAGGTTCACCGCACAGAGGCCTTCGAACTGGGGCACTACGCCCTCGGAATGTACGCCTCCCGTACGTACCTGCGCGAACACGCCACTCCGACGACACTGCCCGAGCTGATGATGCACCCTCTGGTGTACTTCATCGACTCGATCCTGCAGGTCGACGACCTCGATGCGCCGCGCCGGCTCGTGCCGACCATGGTCGATGGAGTCAGTTCGACGAACGTCTTCGTGCACGTCGAGGCGACGCGCGCCGGTGCGGGGATGGGTTTTCTGCCGTGCTTCATGGCCGACCAGCACGCCGACCTGGTTCGTGTTCTGCCTGAGCTGGTCGGCGAACGGCTGGCCTACTGGATGGTTCTCCGCACCGAGGCGCTCCGTCAACCGGCCATCGCTGCCGTGGCGTCGGCACTGCGCTCACGCATGATCGAGTTCAGCGACGCCCTCGAGGGGCGCCCCGGCAGCCGGATGATCGGCAGCCCGTACAGCTGACAGGGCACGTTCGTGGCCGCTAGCGCCTGCTCAGCGAGCCGACCAGCCGCCGTCCATCGTGTAGCTCGCACCGGTGACCATCGTCGACTCCTCGGAGGCGAGCCAGCCGACGAGCGAGGCGACCTCCGACGGTTCGACGAGTCTCTTGATGGCACTCTCCGTGAGCATGATGCGGCTGAGGACTTCTGACTCAGGGATGCCGTGCACCTCGGCCTGCTCGGCCAGCTGCTTCTCGACCAGCGGAGTCCGCACGTAACCGGGGCTGATGCAGTTGCTTGTGACACCCTTCGGGCCGCCTTCGAGAGCCGTCACCTTCGACAGCCCTTCGAGTCCGTGTTTCGCCGACACGTAGGCGCTCTTGAACGGGGATGCGCGCAATCCGTGAACCGACGACACGTTGATGATGCGACCCCATTCACGTTCGTACATGCACGGCAGAACACGGCGGATGAGCAGGAAAGGCACCTCGAGCATGAGGGTCACGATCATCCGGAAGTCGCCGGGGGCGAAGTCCTCGATCGGCGACAAGCGCTGCACACCGGCGTTGTTCACGAGGATGTCGATGGGCGGCAGGGCGCGGGCGAGTGCTTCGTCGGAGACCTGGTCAGGGTCGAGAAGGTCGACCTCCCAGGCGGTGCCGCCGATGTCAGCCGCCACGCGCCGGGCAGCGTTGCCGTCACGGTCAGCCACGATGACCTGCGCACCCCGCGAGGAGAGGGTATGGGCAACTGCCTCCCCGATTCCACTTGCGCCGCCAGTGACCAGCGCTGTCTTGCGTTCGAGAGAGTTCGTCATGGTTCAGGAGTATCACTGCACTGGAATGCGGATCAATCACCGAACACGCACCCGCACTGTGCAGATTTGCAGATTAATGGATTTCGCGCACAAACGCGGCCACGGGCATCCGGGACCTGTGAGCCTGCCCCCGAATGCCGTCGGCTGGCGAGCGTCAGCAGACAACCGCGCTCGGCCCGCAGCGCGTCAGAACGTGAAGTCGTCGTACTCGAACAGGTCGGCGCCCAATTCGGCTTCCCCGCTGCTCGAGAGTGCAAATGGCTGTGCCGAGGAGTGCGCCAGGGGCTGTTGCCACAGTTCATCGACCTGCACGACCGCGTCGAATTCTTCGAATTTGATCGAAGAGCTGGGCGTGATCAGCAGAGCGACGCGCAATTTCGAGGTGTTCAGTACGTCGACGAAACCTCCGCCCATGCGGGCTGCATCGGCGAACATCGCCTTGAGGCCCGACACGTCTCTGCCCTCCGGGAGGAAATACCGCTCATTGTTCACCGTCAATCGGTACGTGCTCACCAGTACTCTTTTCACTCGTTGGACCAGAGCGGAGTGCTGACGCACTGCCCGTTAGTATGGGTAAGTATCTCAGAGACTGAGTAGCTTGCACTCTGGCTGTTTTGGGGATTGACACAGTTCACTCGCCCGGCAACCTGGTGCAGCCACGAGCCAGTCACACTCTGGGATCGATACGGGAACCAGCGGGGAGAATCGGATGTTCGGGCAGACGGGGCCGATTCAGGCCGTCGATGGCTTACCGGCCGCTACCCTCGTACTCCTCCGTGCGCTCGACAAGATGAGAAGCCGCTTCGCGAGTGAACGCGAGCTCACACTGTCGGAACTCCGCGTGCTCTCGCGTATCGCCGAAGCGCGCCAGGCTTCGCCCAAGATGCTCGCCGGCTCGATGAACCTGACGACCGGTGCCGTCACAGCAATCTCGGATCGCCTGGTTGAACGCGACCTGATCGTCAGGGTCGCCCACCCAAGCGATCGGCGGGCCATCTTCCTCGAACTCACGCCGGCGGGTGAAGCGGTCATGGCCGGCGTCTACGACGACTACCGGGGTGCAATCACGGCTGTGGCCGACACCATGACCGGCGAAGAGACCGAGCTCCTCGAAGGCCTCCTGTTGCGGCTGGCGACGTCTCTCGGCTACCCGCTTGAAGATGGCCTCGCTGGGGCGCAGTCGACCACCTCCGCAACCTGAGATCTCGCGCTTGCGCGGGCGCGCGACTGCCGGAGCTCTTGCGGGGTGCTTGCGGGGTGCTCGCGGGTCTCTTGCGGGGCGCTTGTCGACGGCGAGAGGTCGGAGTGGACTCGTCACCGAGTGGTGGTTTTGCTGGCCGGCGAGGATTCTGGCTAGTGAGCCCGCTGGCCGGTGAACAGGGTAGCCGGTGAGGATTCTGGCCGGTGAACACGTTGGTGCCGCCACAGTTGGCGTCGGCCTCAGACCACCTCAGACAGAGACCAATCAAGGTCGTTCGACGCTGCCTCATAACCGGGATCACTGGCCGAGGAATGCGCCGTGAAGGCATGAACTTCACGGCTGATCGCCTCATCGGTTCTATCGTTGCGGCCCGGCCGATCGCCAGACATCTCCTGCGCGTGAGCCGAGAAAACGGACAGGTGCCCTGTTGACCCTGACACGTGCCTCGTGGGCTCAAAGTCGTGACTGACCCGCTCTGCCAGGTAGCCAGTCTGCTCGGGCGCCAGGCCGGTTGACTCTGAAACGTCACGAGCCACACTGGCACTGCCGCGGGATTCAATCGCCCGCGAGAGTGAAACCAGCAGACCGGCGACGATACAGCCACCGACGAGTGCCGCCAGTTTCGAACTCAGATTCCTGTTCACTTTGCTCCCTCAGGTGTGGCACATGCGTGCGGCTCCGGTGTCGGCCTGACGATCGACACCTGTCACCGGGGTCTGGGGAAAACAGTACAAAAAACGTACCATCGCGGGGTTGGTCACGAAAGGGGCTGCCCAAGTCTTGAACATCCCATGGTGACGAGAGGCTCAACGCGCTCAATGCTTCTTCATTCATCGCCTCCTCCTCCACAGACAGTCGATTGAGCGAGTTGTCCACTGATCGGGGGTTTTGAGTATCGAGCGTTGGGGGTGGGTGGTTGACTGTTCTCATGACACGAGCATTACTCACCGATGATGAGGTTGATCCCCTCCCAGCTGATTCGACTTTCACCAACCCCGATTGCTTCGGCACAGAGCTGGGTTCGTCGTCGTCATCAGTGTCGCGTCGGGACCGGTTCGCGGCGGCGGTCGCTGCGGTGGTGGTGTCGCATCGGGCGATCGCGGCCGCGCACGCCGCACACGCCCTCCTCGTCGAGGAAGCAAGGATCGCGGGGTTCGCGTTGCACACCCAGGACAGCTTCGCCAGCAGTGGCGGCGGGGGCCCGCAGTGGTCCTCCGACCAGATCGTCGAGCGCCAGGTCGTCCTCGAACTCGCCGTCGCCCTGCACCTCACCGAGCCCGACGCGAGGCGACTGGTCGACACCTGCGAAGGTCTTGCTGGCCCGTTCACGACCACCCGTGAAGCCCTTGCTTTGGGGCGGGTGT contains:
- the cls gene encoding cardiolipin synthase, translated to MKEGLARLSRHKLFKVVPIVVLIAEIVIRIGAVIVVPRNRRPTAAMAWLMAIFVAPIPGTLFFSLFGTTKLPKARRDKQQEINNFILETTEGLDLVSKNETWPEWFSSVVELNRTLGAMPLVGGNDVKLLPDYTESIAAMTAAVEAAEKYVHVEFYILSRDATTVPFFDALLAAQKRGVTVRVLYDHISTIRSPRGRATRRWLRANDIDFWEMLPFYPFRSSCRRPDLRNHRKVLVIDGLVGFMGSQNMVDPSYNKRSNIRQGLRWKDLMVKIEGPTVAGVNAIFITDWYSETDELLTRETESIRVVESSDTLDCQIVPSGPGFEGENNLRLFNALLYAAQQRLVIVSPYFVPDDSMLYAITTAAERGVEVHLFACEVADQAVVYHAQRSYYEALLRAGVRIFLYEKPVVLHAKHFTIDDEVAVIGSSNMDMRSFSLNFEVSLLVRGRRFVDALREVEEDYLLHSRELLLEDWLQRPVRSQLLDNVSRLTAAVQ
- a CDS encoding DUF1206 domain-containing protein, with amino-acid sequence MPDAKAAARTVSNSPVLRGLARLGFAVNGLLHILIGLIAIGLAVGTGGGEADQSGALTQLASAPGGVFVLWVVVVGLAALGLWLILGAFLFRATDPKKRVSHIVKEVAKGVVYLAVGGTALTFAQGGSSNSASSTSQASAGLLATPGGQILAVVIGIAIAAIGVYFVVKGATKKFTDDISVPSGTAGTAIVFVGVLGYVAKGIVLVLVGVLFAVAAFAVDPGRATGLDGALRSLATVPLGMALLWIVGAGLIAYGVYSGVRALRARL
- a CDS encoding diacylglycerol/lipid kinase family protein, whose translation is MTPSNEPRHAAADEAVTSAADNQQKTAALVYNPIKVDLEQLRAALEAQEAANSWASTLWLETSEDDPGEQITRKAVEQKVDVVIAAGGDGTVRAVAETLRGTGIPLALLPSGTGNLLARNLALTLDDMDHSLATAFTGANRSIDLGVIDIERADSTRDRHAFLVMAGLGIDAKMIANTNSELKKRVGWLAYVQAISLALRDKDELRFRYRLGDHPTRALRAHTLIVGNCGSLPANMLLLPDAAVDDGVFDIVMLRPKGFFGWIQIWARVAWENGIIRRTSMGRKLMGEVKEVRAMEYDKGASVTARFNRAEHIELDGDAFGEAVAFKTWVDAGALVVRIPAEVADDSSGDDDAADAADAADAADASVTSDAGADADADANVISDDGPGAKEDAHA
- a CDS encoding phosphatase PAP2 family protein; this encodes MELPPVTPASPKDSGVRGELTHDRFVGSRDLTHWYSPIGRLLAQLTRRLSARLGPHGALILTLAFGMAIVVLLSAAAAQVYDAVTDSDGVAGLDKPLLAAMMSARSPWFDAIVTAYTDIAGPIGMPIIAVGAIVILAARRRSWTPVILIAAAGTGSLLMTIAGKDLIGRDRPPLADAVPPYEYSPSFPSGHTLNAVVIAGIIAYLLILRQKTARARVTTIAVATLFALSIGLSRVYLGHHWFTDVLAGWMLGAAWLAIVITAHRLYLTTRRRPSEHQQPEHEQPVHEKPDDLEHTT
- a CDS encoding LysR family transcriptional regulator, producing the protein MNDSSRPALSPDADDLLILLAVSRTGRFLTAAESLGINHTTVSRRITSLEQALGGRVLARSAGGWELTALGEKAVGAAEAVEAAVSELTAPPDEPRQLSGVVRLSATDGFSAYIAAPAVAALRREHPNLSVEIVTATRRALQHRSGLDIEVVVGEPQVHRTEAFELGHYALGMYASRTYLREHATPTTLPELMMHPLVYFIDSILQVDDLDAPRRLVPTMVDGVSSTNVFVHVEATRAGAGMGFLPCFMADQHADLVRVLPELVGERLAYWMVLRTEALRQPAIAAVASALRSRMIEFSDALEGRPGSRMIGSPYS
- a CDS encoding 3-hydroxybutyrate dehydrogenase codes for the protein MTNSLERKTALVTGGASGIGEAVAHTLSSRGAQVIVADRDGNAARRVAADIGGTAWEVDLLDPDQVSDEALARALPPIDILVNNAGVQRLSPIEDFAPGDFRMIVTLMLEVPFLLIRRVLPCMYEREWGRIINVSSVHGLRASPFKSAYVSAKHGLEGLSKVTALEGGPKGVTSNCISPGYVRTPLVEKQLAEQAEVHGIPESEVLSRIMLTESAIKRLVEPSEVASLVGWLASEESTMVTGASYTMDGGWSAR
- a CDS encoding MarR family winged helix-turn-helix transcriptional regulator is translated as MFGQTGPIQAVDGLPAATLVLLRALDKMRSRFASERELTLSELRVLSRIAEARQASPKMLAGSMNLTTGAVTAISDRLVERDLIVRVAHPSDRRAIFLELTPAGEAVMAGVYDDYRGAITAVADTMTGEETELLEGLLLRLATSLGYPLEDGLAGAQSTTSAT